In Setaria italica strain Yugu1 chromosome I, Setaria_italica_v2.0, whole genome shotgun sequence, the genomic window ctataatttgacaatgtagtgctacagtaaccatttgctaatgatggattaattaggcttaatagattcgtctcgtgaattagcacaggggttcgacaattagttttataattagctcatgtttagtccttttgattagcatctgaacatccgacgtgacattgctaaagtttagcacccagtatcaaacacccccttggtCGCGAAATATGCAGGCATACGGGCGTGCCGTTTCTCTCCTGGTCTCTTTCCTTCCGGTCTTTAATTTCTCGTTCCTTCCTCTGGGGCCGAACGAAAAGACGATCTGATCTATCTCTAGTAGACGGCGCCGGCCGGATGATGCAATACTTCCCCTTCTTTGCATGCATCTCGCTTATTTACTTCTTCCCAATTGCTCACGGTGTCTTGCTACAATCGAGAAATCTAAATGCATGTTCTGGTTAAATGTGTTTGCTGTATAATGTGCATCCTCTTTAATGGTAGTACAATACTAATAGATGCGAGATGCAAGCAATTTTGGTTAGATGGGTAATATTCGAATTTTTTTCCTACCatagaaggcatgtgcaagtaaTAGATGCAAGCAATTTTTTCGATTGACAAAAACGTGTGCATCATGAAACAATTTTGTGAATCTATTTATGAACAAATATATGATTCTTAGGTCTCTCTGCCATGCACCAAAACATGTTTTTAGAGTACGTCATGCAAACAATGTTTTGCATTAATATATGTTTTTATTCGTAGTTTTATCTGGTGCACAAAAGCACGTGCTTCATAAAGCACTTTTGTGAATAAATATTTCACGTGTACAAAACTCTAAATAATTATTGTGCATAACTATATGCGGATCTTTATTTGTTGAGCAATTTGGAGAGCCATCATCATGTACGGGAAAAGTGCATCCTGTTTTTTTATTTCCTCTATCTAAAAGAAAATGTGCGTGTGCATATGCATCCTATTTTAGTACTATGTGCACAAATACACAGTTTTCAAAATTTGAGACAAGTTTTCTAAAGCATGTGCATCCTTTTTTGtatttaataaataaaaactCTGTGCTTGgtttttgtttggaccaaaagTTTTGTGCATTTTGCCCCAATCACTGCGGATAGAAGAAACCAAGCTTCCAGAATCCGGACTAAACACAAAATGCGTACCGTTCACAAATGCAAAGTGCTATAAATTTTTCTGTTAACAAAAAAGTGTTCATCTTGTACTTAGAGGATTCTAAGGTTTTCTGTAAGGTTTTTTGTTGCGGGTAAAAATTGCATCCGGTaacttcaaatttgaactacctttaaaaaaaatccattttactcccctcacctatccactttgtcccCTTAACCCCTGAACAAAATTTtagctcactttactcccctgaactatttcatttggtccaatctaccccctaattagatttctctcttttttttcttcgtgtataagttgaattttgagttcaaattttgtgagcatatCCAAAACATGATGCTTTATGTTAGAAAATTATACTGaaaatttttcatggttatttttataagttaggaatatttaatactcttagatatacaaaattgtacgaaaagtaatcatgaaaaattctaatatattttttaacttgGAGCATCATCATGTTATAAGTTAACtggcaaaatctgaaattaaatttaatttctatgaaaaaaagaaatctaattagggggcaGATTAAACTAAATGAAATGAAATAGTTTGAGGGAACAAATGAGTTTGAATTTTGTTTAGGGGTTAAGTGGGCAAGTAAATAGATGAGTGGCTCTCCTCGGTGCAGCTTCGGCTCGCCGGCTGTAGGCCTGTAGAAGCCAGCAGCAGCTGTGCCTGCTTGGCTGCCTGTGCAGGACCGACAAGGACATGTGGGCCAGACTGCGCTGCACTTACAttgtgtttgggaggaggggttaaattttagatcccgtcacatcaaatgtttggacactaattagaagtattaaacctagactaattacaaaactaattacacaactcttaggctaaatcgcgagacgaatctattaagcctaattagtccataatttgacaatgtggtgctacagtaaccattcactaatgatggattaattaggcttcatagattcgtctcacgatttagcttaggggttctgcaattagttttgtaattagcttatgtttaatcctcctgattagtatccgaacattcgatgtgacagggctaaagtttagccccctcctcccaaacaccccttaatttGTCATCTCACCAAAATACGAGCTGAGTACTGTGCTTACTGCTTAATACAAACATGCTACGCGCGTCCCATCAATCTCAAGATGTTCGTGCACAGCGACACCAAATCCGTCCTCGGCGGCTCGGCGGACACCTATGTTACTTACGATTCTCAAGAGTCCAGTGCTCATGTAGGATCAGCAGTGGCCGAAGGAAACACGCCCTATcaatatcaatttctttgaatGGAGAATTAAAACTAAAGGTGTTCCAGACAAATACGTGagacatagaattactattttTTATGAATTACACAGTATATAAATCCTCGATATTAACGAAATCACCGCTGACACCTCGCGATCGACGGGCATATCGCATACCACCGAAACAATAGCGTCAGTTAAATCCTgcaataaattcaaaaaaatgtgAACACCAGCACTAAGTTGAGAACTCGAATCTTAGTGGGTAGATTTCCACCACGAATAATCTTACCGGCTGAGCTCGTGAAATTACTACTTTGTCTGCCCCTAACGAGCAGCATGACCGAGTATCCATGTTCCGCTCCCGTCGTGGCATATCAGGTTACCAAGCAAACCATAAATTCTCATTAGAGAGACATCCCTTCTAGAAAACTTCAAACATGACATCTTTATTCAAGCACGTTCATATTTCTCTTTCCtttatttagaaaagaaaaaaaaagtcaaacaATAGAAAATGTTCATTCCGAATGCCCTTCTAAAAACTTGCAAGCATGTCACAAACCCACTCATACATAGGgacttagagcaactccaacgtCTCCTTAAAATAACGTGAAAATTAAATTTAGGGAGAAAAGGAGAAATCCCACGCTCCAACAACTCCCCCATCGTCACCGAAAAAATACGGCAACCCGCATCCTGCCTCCGCTCTCCTGCATATTTGCGCGAGCTAGCGCTTCCCCAATCGCCCCTTGCGCGCTCATCCTTTCCTGCGCGCCATTAGTTTCCCGCGATTTATTTTGCTTGCGGTGGCACGACGGACCGGCGGCGCGCCGATTCTGATGACCACAACGGCGGAGAGAGGGAGCGAGGGCGTGGACACTAGTGTCTCACCAGGATTCTGTTTTGATGGTCGCTTGGGGAAGGAGATGGCCGGAGGGTGGAGTTcaccggcgaggcggagcttcgggTGGCATCGGCAATGGCGGGTCGAGGAACCTCAATTCCCGGCCGAAGGGGCCATGCCCGGCGCCTAGGAGTAGTGGAGGGTGGAGCTTGGGAGGTGAGGAAGGCAAGGATAGCAGCGATTTGAAGGGGATGGTCGGAGATGCTTGGATTTGGCCGGCGAAGTTGTCTAGGTCAAGCTCGGTTCGTTCTGTGTAAgcaggaagaaagaaaaggaagggagaCAAAGGGGAGATTGATGTTTTTTTTCAGAGATTCGATGTGGCAGGTTTTATTTGTATTTGGCCGACTTTAGCATAATTTTGAAAGTCAAGACATGATCAAATTTTATCATACAACCTATGGATGTCATGTCCAAACATAGATCGATCCATTTTGATCAAGATTTTTGTTGTGTTTTTAAGCAAAAACTAAAGTTAGTAGCTCCAGAACTTGAAGTTTTATCACACTAGTCAGGGATTTAGATGGGATAGATCCAGGGTGCAGCCCAACTCAGGATCCACGCGTGCTGACGTGGCAAGTTTAAAAATCTTAGGAAATTTATTACTGGGGATCTGCTGGTATGATTTTGGAGAAAGAAATTTTTAGTAAACCCACCAACATATAATTTCAGCATACTTTATTAAGCTTTAATTTGTCTTCTCCGTCGTCTCAGCCTCTTCCCCCAATCCATCCACGACGATGGCCATTGGCCAGTCCCGCCAACATCCGCGTGCTTTTCTTTTGACACGAGGGCGCGAGGCGGTCACCGAAGCTGCCAAGCCTCCAAACCTCCAAGATCCCCTGTCCTGGAGCCATCAGATGCTCTCTTCCTCCACAAATTCAGCTCCCGCCTCGTCGCTGCGCCGCAGCTTGCCGCTCCAAGAACCATGCCCTGCTTGCTCCTTCCATCTCCACGGCCTCGCCTCCCTCTGACCTTGACCTCCCCGTCGTCGTGCCGGCACCCGCAGTGTGAAGGACACCTCTTgctgccccggcggcggccatgggtgCGGCTTGGCGTGCGCGTGGCCGAGATGGTTTCCACTGAGGGAGACACGATGCCTGGAAGGGATGAACTACGAAGCCCGTTGCGGGAAGCGAACAGGTGGGCACCCGTGGAGGCGACGCTGAATTGGGCggttagtgcttcttggcatgGAACACCACGTTAATAAATTCTTTTGAGAGATAACATATTGATGCTATATGCATTGGATATATTGTCTCTACATTTAGTGAATTTTTTATGACATGGCAGTTTTGATACAATGTCATCATCCaatgttttatttagaaaaaaaagaaatgtttcCAATGTATACGTGGATGTTTCTACATTTATTTAATAATAGTATTGAGAGTAGCCTCAGTTTTATGATGTTTACATGGAATTTGGATTTTGGGCCCTGTACTGAAATCATAAAACTGTGTGGCAGAGTAAATGGCTGGTGGCGGGTTCATATGTTTTTGCAGTTTTCTGGAAGCATGATGTGGAAATTATGTGGATTTTGCTGGGTGCGTCGGCCAACTATCTGCTTTCACTGATTCTTAAAAAGATGCTAAACCATGAAAGACCTGCACCGGATTTACGGTCTGATCCTGGGATGCCATCCTCCCATGCACAATCCATATGCTTCGCTGCGACGCTCCTAGTTCTTTCATGTAAGAACTTGAAGAAAAACTCACACTGTTCGAATTTACATTGAGTTTGACCATGATACGGCCTGCCAATGCTATACCAGCATACTAAGAGTTACTAAGTGTGTTGATAATAACATTGCTTATTTTGTGCTCTACATTTTTATCCCGAAATTAAGGAAAACAAACATTTTTTGCTTTGAACAGTTGAAACTTATTTTCTCCTGTTTGACGGATGTGCGAGTCatctattttattttgaaaattgCAGGGTACTACTACCTTGGGACAAATTATCTGACGATGATCCTTGGGCCAGCAACTCTGTCAATGGCAACCTATCTTGTAAGAACCATGTCCTGCAGACTAAATGTTACCATGTCTTATTATCTCGATCCGTTGGCTACGTGTTCCTTGGAAGCTCCAACACATGTTCAATCGTATCCTGAATTTTGACATTCTCGTATCATCAGGCTGTTATTTTTTAGACGTCGGCTGCAATCTAACTCTGGTCCTGTTCGTGTGCAGTCATGGCTACGGGTGTCGCGGCGCCTTCACACGGCAAACCAGGTCATGGCGGGAGCTGCCTTAGGATCTGCCTTCGGCGCTCTGTGGTTTGCTCTCTGGCGTTCGCTAGTGCAGGAGGCATTGTTGACTTCCTCACTGTCGGCCCGGATTGCGGTCATCCTCGGATCAGCAGTATCTTGTGTTGGCATTGTCGTCTACATGCGGGGGCGGATCTTGCACCGGGGCGGACGGGGTTCAATCCCCTCATACTGTTGCTAGAGTCATGGAATCCCCCTACAAATTTACATCCATTGAAGTTTGAAAAGAGAGGCTAGAGGTAGAAGATTGAGGGAGGAGCCTCTCCTAATCTACATGAGTGGTCATTGGCTCAATAATGATTGATGATTTGTGTACCTCGCAGCTGCAATGAGTTTTTGCTGGACTTTGGATGATCGAATTGGATGGAGTCGCTCTACAGTGCCTCAGTAATGAACTCACCATGCTCATCATGAGTCGAGTCAGGCCACGCCTCCAGTGGCCTAACAATGGTATGGGCCGGTTCGTACAGACTGGGCCTAACAATGGCAGTACAGATCTTAGTTTCCATCGTGTCACTGCACTGCCAAAGTTATGCGTGGTTCAACACCCAACCTCCCAACCCCAAAGGCAATTAATTAGGattgttaaaaaaaacaaatgcaatTGAACATTCGTATCACACCACCCGTGTGATTATAAATTTGTAACTCctgttgaaagttgaaacagaCTATTAAACGCGCACAAACACCGTAAATAGGAACTCCTTTTCGCAAGAGCACAGCCACCAAAGTTCAACCGCACCAAACAAACACCCCAAGCTTTGCTTGTCTCGTCCTCCGTCCTCCTCCCATCCAGCCTCTCCTCCAATCATCCAGGGCCATTTTCTATCCTATTCCCGTCAACCACATCGGGGGCTCGGGGCAACCTGCCAAACACAGTCCGCGATCCATCCAAACCCCGGCAGCTCCTTAATCCCCCTCCCCCGGAGCCGTCGAGATGCTCCTTTCCTCCATTGGCTCAGCTCCCGCCGCTCCTCCGTCTCGCgctcgccggtcgccgctcCAAGGACCATGCCCTGCTCGCTGCTTCCAGCTCCATCGCCTCGCCCTTGTCTAATCGCCTCGCTGCGTCGGCCGCCGCACTGCAAAGACCGGTTCTTGCTGCCCCGGACCCGGAGGCGGCCAAGGCTGCGGCTTGGGTACGTGCGCATGGCCGAGATGGCCAGGGTCGGGAGCGGCGAGGTGTCGTCGCCGGAGGTCGGGGTTTCCGTGGAGAGTGACCCGATGCTGGGAGGGGAGGAGTCGCTCGGCCCGAGAAGGGAAGCGAGCCGGTGGGCGCCTGTCGAGGCCGCGCTGAACCGGATGGTTAGTTTTTTCTTGGCATCGAGCTATGGATGTTCTTGATAAAAGACTAGCTTCATGggtacaaaatgtgcaactcTAAGATTCTGAGATTCACATTCGTCTTACAGCAGTTTTAGTACATGTAAATGAGCTCGACTTTACTAGACTCTGAAACTTGGTAGCCAAACTGAAAAAAAAGCTTGCATAGAGCCAAACAGCTTACCAAAAGGCACTAAAGCTCCAGGATATTCTGATTCCTCAATCTATAAGGACTGTGCAATGCCTTACCGTTACAATCAATTTATCTTTGAGATTCCTAAAATTGCAGCTTGTAATGAACTCTACTTTTATGAGCTGGACAGTTTTCAAATGGTATTTCGTCATTGAAATGTAGAACctttaaatttgaattcaaatgccCTGATTTTTACAATTACATCTGGAAAGTTTCAGCAATGAATTTAGGATGTTCtagcttctttctttctttttagataaaggaatagTTCTAGCTTCTTTCTGGGTTGCTGACAACATTTTACTACTTGAGATGGACATTTTCACTAGAACTTGAGCTTAGCTCTGTGATATGTACCTTAATTTATTGGCTCTGTACTGAAATCATAATACTGTGCACCAGAGTAAATGGCTGGTGGCTGGTTGTTTTGCTTTTGTAGCTCTTTGGAAGCATGATGCTGAAGTTATCTGGATTTTGCTGGGTGCGGTTACCAACTCTCTGCTGTCAGTGGTTCTGAAAAAGTTGCTAAACCATGAAAGACCATCAGCTTTGCGGTCTGATCCTGGGATGCCATCATCTCATGCACAATCCATTTTCTATGGGGCGACCATCTTAGTTCTTTCATGTAAGCACTACAGAAATTATCCAGTGTTCGGATATACTTTGATCATGATACATTTCAATACACTTTTCCTGCCAACACTAAGCATAAAGGCTGGTTAGGGCAGCTGGCTTAAGTGTgttgatgatgatatattttCTTCTGGTAAGTTTTGTTGTTTTGCTTTGTGGCTCTTCCTTGCCAACCAACAAAATGACAGGCTAAATTagatacaacatatttattttGTGCTCTAGATTTTTATGGCAAAGAAAACAAAGAGAAGCAAACTTTTCATTCTAAATCATTGAGGCTAGCATATAACAGTTCCTCCATGAGCAATATGTATCAAATACCCTTTTCTCCAGTATAACAAAATGTGTGATTCATCTATTTTCTTGAAATGCAGTGTACTATTGGATTGGGACAAATTATCTGACTCTGATTCTTGGGCCTGCAGCTCTGTCAATGGCTGCCTATCTAGTAAGAACAATGCCCAACCGACTAAGTTTTACCATGTCTTAGTCACTCTCTTTGGTCAAGTGAAGTGTTCTTTGGAGGCTCCTAAATGCTGCTTTTCTCATATCATCAACCTGTAGTTTTCAGTCGTTGGCTGCAATCTAACTCTGGTCCTATTCGCTTGCAGTCGTGGTTACGGGTCTCACAGCGCCTTCATACACTAAACCAGATCATGGTGGGAGCCGGTGTAGGATCTGCCTTTGGTGCTTTATGGTTTGTGCTCTGGCATTCACTTGTGCAGGAGGCATTCGCTTCTTCACTGTTGGTCCGGATTACAGTCATCCTCGGATCATCAGTATTTTGTGTTGGCTTTGTCATGTACATGATCCGTCATTGGCTCAAGGATGAGTGATTGTACTTCACAGCTGCAGTGGGATATTGATTGTTAGAAACTACTGCACTAGAACCAATTGTGGTAGCAGACTGTTTTCCCTGGACTTTGAATTATCACCCTGAAACTATTCTGCTTATGAGTCATGATGGTTTAAAGCCCACGGGACAGCAAAAATTCAGTTGCAATCTAGAATTCTTTTTATTTACTAATGTAGCAAATAATTTATTACGACTCATTTTCCAATCATTGTAAAAATCTTCTTCCTTTTTACTCTTCTTTTGCATGGATTTTTGTTATGACTGAATAGTAATGCTTCGTTGCTTCCATGCTGTTCTGGGAAAAACAAAGAGCACAAGAGAAAACATTCATTATGTTTATGAAGATATGGAGAGATTGTAAATGGCTGTAAAAGAAAACATTCACCACGCTCGGTGAATATTGTTCCTGGCTCGTTCCGGCAATGATGCTTATTGCTTAAGAAAGTATCCACAGCCAAAGCTGTAGGGGTGTAGTCTGATATCTCCATTTGACATTATTTTCCAAGATCAAAGTAGCATCGTGTGCTCTATCTGGATACTAGCAACGTTACTCTTTAAGTACTGTGACGATGACTACCCAACACAAGAGATTAGAGAGGAGTGAAAACTAGATGTGGCACAAGGGAGCCCTTTATAACCGCTGAGCATAGTCACAGAGGGTTCCTATACGGTATTCCACCCACGAAACTTCACTATGAAAAAAGAGTGACTAATCAACTCAGAAACAGAGACTATAACCACGCTAGATGCAAGCGCGAAAAACTGTCTAAACCAATTCAGAAACAGGAAAACAAAACTTCCTTGTGCCATCTCTTAGTTCGAGAACAGGAAAAGGATTTTAGAACAAAACTTCGGTTGACAAAATCAACTCCACTTGAGTTGGGCATGGACTACCAACCATGTTGACATTCCTCGTATTATTTGCTCAACCAGCTATGCAAAGAGCTTTACGGTGATTGGAATGGAGCCAATCCTGACCGGAGATGACCCACCCAACATTTTTACAGAGGATGCGACAAATGAGGATCGTAGCGATCACAGCCGATCGCAAAAAGAGAAAACTTATACAACCTTTTTTCCTCTAAGAGTATAGTTAGAGCTTTGTTAGGCTTCGGAAAGGAGGAGATACGTCTTCGTCCTAGCTCTATTCGCTGGAGGCGCTATTTGAATCTGCACTGGCTTGGGGCTGTGATGAAGGTAGGTAGGACCAGGCAATGGCTGTGGCGCCAAGGGTGACTGCAAGCCCAACGGAACCCCAGAACCACTTCTGTCGCTTCTTACGCTCCTTCCGTTGTTGCCTTGACATCTCTGCAAACCATAAGAAAAAATGATTCAAACATAAATCTACCACAGTACTAAATACGCAGCATAAAAGACAAAAAAAGGAATGATGCATGGTGGTTGTTTGCAATGTCCCATTCAATATTTCTGGAACAAATAGCCAACAATAAGATGACTTAATCAAGACAATGTGTTAGTTTGAACCTAGAGAACAGATATCGTATATATCATAAGGCACCTAACACAGAATGCATGTAGCTTTTTTCATCCAGCTTCCACAAACATTCATCTCTTACCTAATTTATCAAGGACCAGGAAATACTATGCAATATGCGGTGTTCCAAAGGCCACTATGAGTTACAAAAAAGGATAAAGCCAAGTGCCTAGGTGCCAACTAGAATGCTAAACAGTCAAATTTTGAACGATGACAAGCATGACCTGTACAGAATAATCACTGAAACAACAAACATAATAATTGCAATGGCAAAAGGTACTTACCAATGGCTTCTTGGTTTCTTTGAGACATCTCCCTGTTTGCAGCTTCATAGTACTGAACCCTATCTGACAGCCTTGCAATGTCAAAGTTCTTTGCTGCAATCACAGTTTCCATCTCTGATTCCACTTCAGCACGAGCTAAACCCCGTGCAATAGCAGCAGCTACAAGTTGTGAAACAGTTATTTGCTGGCACAACTCAGCTCCAGGATCCACACTTGAATCATCAGTATTCTCAGCTGTACTTGGAGATGGAAGTGATAAGGCAACACGTGATAGGTGGTGACTCAGCTTCTTCCATTCTGCTTGCCAGTTCTCAAGTGCTTCTTCTGCTTGCTTTCTCCTCTCTATTTCCATTAACAGACTTAACCTCATCTCACGGaggtcatcatccatggcacgCGATGATCGAGTTCCACCATCACTGGATATTTCtgaattttagaaaaataaaaaaatgggaGTTAACACAAAAGCAACGTTGACCACTAGTTCTAAATAAACAAAGAGGCATCCAGAAATTCAAGTATAATGACTCATAGGACGAAACTGTGTCCATGCAACATTTAGCATACCATAAACATTCCCATCACTTAGTGTAAGAGAATTAGCTCATGGTAACCAGCAATTACAATGCAAACAAGGATCAAGAGAAGACAATTCAACCAAATAAAGATGACTGAGGCGAATCAAACCCTAACTACTAAAGACTTCATAAGAGTGTTAGAGTTCAAAGACAAGGGAGAAACTACACTAAATATCAGGAGGGGAAAACTGGTCCATCAAACTTTAGAACCGACCTGTCAAAGGATTAACTCATACAACCAATTCCACTTTATGACAAAGCTTACATAACCCAAAGCAGAACGTGATTAATGTTACATCTTAGGAAGGAAACCATGGAAGGATATTTCGCCAACTCAGTTGCTACTTAGTTTTGTCTGTACCCTTTGAGCTGTTCTAAATATATGAGCTATCACTATAGTGAGCAAGGAAAATTACACTCACTAATAGGCTAATTTTCAATATTGTTTTTAACAGTGCAATACCATCAAACCCAGCATATATATAGAtaggaaagaaaaacaacatgaCAAATAAAGTGTAGCAAACTGAATGGTACCTTCAAATGCATCATAGAATTCTGCACCAGGTGTGCCAACAGACGTCCCAAGAGGAGAACTGGGCTTCCACCACCGCTCATGCACACCAGCCTCATCAGTCTCAGTATTGCTAGCCACACTCATCGAATCCTGAAGTTCAAAGAAGGCATCACTCTCAGCATTATTTGGTGCCGCACCATTCGAAGGCCTTGCGACATTGACAGGCCTCACTAATGCTTCAAGACTTCCACGCTGAAACTCAAACTCAGGCTGATCCTGCCCATTTTCAGCTGCCACAGTTCCCTTGCCCTTCTGGAGTATTCCATCCTGCCCATTAAAAGGCTCTTCCACACCACAGTCACCTTCAGCTTGACCATTGTTCGCTTGCTGAAACGCAAACTCAGGCTCATGCACTTCAACGGCTTCACAACTTTTGGACAAACCAGGCAGTGTCACAGGGAGCTTCAGCTCTCTAACCTCACCCACAGCATCGCCCTGAGAGAGGGTCTTGGCAAGGGAGGCGCCCCGCCTCTTATGGTTGATGAGGTACGGTGACCAGGTTCCTGGGAACGAGGAAGGCGAGTCAGGCAGGGTCGTGCTCTCCGGCGTGGCGTAGAGCGATGCCGGCGATGTCTGCGTCCTAACAGGAGCCACCGGCACAGGCGTGGCCTTctccggaggaggtggcggcggcttggGCACGGCCTTCTGGACCTGCGCTGGCGACCCCGTCTCAAGGAAGGGGTCCAGCACGTAATGCGTGATGGTCGGCATGGGGATGCGGCTGCAGCTCGAGGGTAATCACCGACAGCTGCACCTCCCTGACAAAGCCCTGAATCGAAATTGAGGAACAAAAATCGCCGTCAGAATGAATCAGACCCTCCTTGGAgaggaaaaataataataagCCACGATTGGGGGATTCCGATCCAAAATATTCGGAAACATCTCCAGCGGAACACGTATGCACCCTATCCTCTGGAAAAGTCGGCTGCATGAGATGCCGATAGGCAGCACAAATCATTCACCGCGAAAAAAGGAGAAACGCTCGATATTCCCCACCCCACGATTACCCCTACATACCCACACGAAATCGCGCGCACGGACACACGAACCATACGAGTCCCAAATCCAGCAGTCCCATTTGAAAAATTTCAAAACCCCGACCAATTCCACCGCGCGGAAGAGGAACTCCCAATCCGCCTCACCGACGGCCCAGCACCCCCGTCAGATCAGGCGAGACCGCCCCCCGTCGCCGTCAAACCCGCCACCCGCAGCCCGGCAGCCGAACGAATTGAACCCCGTCGGGCGGCGAGATCCCCCCCACCTACCCAGCACGGCGTCGAAGGGAGATAGGATTCGCGGGAGCTGGAGGCGGCATCACTCACCTGACCGAGTCGGGgtcccggcggcgcggcgcggcgccgacACCGAGAACGAGGGGGGAAACCCTAGCGAGCCAGCTGCGGGCCACCTCCTCGTCGTCCCCTGGCCTCGAGGAAGAGAAGACGGCGTTGGCCTTTCTCTCTGTTGTTCCCCTTTCCCACGGCCGCAGCAGCCCCGGTCGCGTTTCGATTCGAATTTATGGGGCCGGGGGCCGAAATAGGAgtaggcggcgcggcgcggggcggggggAGGGGAAGAGAGGCGAGGCGAGACAAGCCTGgcggggctgtttggatacgaggtgctaaactttaacagtgtcacatcggatgtttgNNNNNNNNNNNNNNNNNNNNNNNNNNNNNNNNNNNNNNNNNNNNNNNNNNNNNNNNNNNNNNNNNNNNNNNNNNNNNNNNNNNNNNNNNNNNNNNNNNNNTCTAGAAAGACAATATTTcttaacagattcgtctcgcgaattatactccatctgtgcaattagttttgtaattagcttatgtttagtactcctaattagcatccaaacatccgatgtgacaggtgttaaactttaacaagtgtttcccaaacacccccgcagGCAGGCGAGCC contains:
- the LOC101784898 gene encoding lipid phosphate phosphatase epsilon 1, chloroplastic, encoding MPCSLLPAPSPRPCLIASLRRPPHCKDRFLLPRTRRRPRLRLGYVRMAEMARVGSGEVSSPEVGVSVESDPMLGGEESLGPRREASRWAPVEAALNRMSKWLVAGCFAFVALWKHDAEVIWILLGAVTNSLLSVVLKKLLNHERPSALRSDPGMPSSHAQSIFYGATILVLSLYYWIGTNYLTLILGPAALSMAAYLSWLRVSQRLHTLNQIMVGAGVGSAFGALWFVLWHSLVQEAFASSLLVRITVILGSSVFCVGFVMYMIRHWLKDE
- the LOC101784495 gene encoding lipid phosphate phosphatase epsilon 2, chloroplastic, which gives rise to MPCLLLPSPRPRLPLTLTSPSSCRHPQCEGHLLLPRRRPWVRLGVRVAEMVSTEGDTMPGRDELRSPLREANRWAPVEATLNWASKWLVAGSYVFAVFWKHDVEIMWILLGASANYLLSLILKKMLNHERPAPDLRSDPGMPSSHAQSICFAATLLVLSWYYYLGTNYLTMILGPATLSMATYLSWLRVSRRLHTANQVMAGAALGSAFGALWFALWRSLVQEALLTSSLSARIAVILGSAVSCVGIVVYMRGRILHRGGRGSIPSYCC
- the LOC101785288 gene encoding uncharacterized protein LOC101785288; protein product: MPTITHYVLDPFLETGSPAQVQKAVPKPPPPPPEKATPVPVAPVRTQTSPASLYATPESTTLPDSPSSFPGTWSPYLINHKRRGASLAKTLSQGDAVGEVRELKLPVTLPGLSKSCEAVEVHEPEFAFQQANNGQAEGDCGVEEPFNGQDGILQKGKGTVAAENGQDQPEFEFQRGSLEALVRPVNVARPSNGAAPNNAESDAFFELQDSMSVASNTETDEAGVHERWWKPSSPLGTSVGTPGAEFYDAFEEISSDGGTRSSRAMDDDLREMRLSLLMEIERRKQAEEALENWQAEWKKLSHHLSRVALSLPSPSTAENTDDSSVDPGAELCQQITVSQLVAAAIARGLARAEVESEMETVIAAKNFDIARLSDRVQYYEAANREMSQRNQEAIEMSRQQRKERKKRQKWFWGSVGLAVTLGATAIAWSYLPSSQPQASADSNSASSE